tccatttccctttTGATCGATCATGTTGAtttagtcccaaaatgttttgcatgtcagcaatcaagttttcaagataggtgactttcaaaatacagaaatctggcccctatcttgaaaacttgattgctgacatgcaaaacattttgggactaaaTCAACAATGGACAAAATGAAAtaaataccaaaatatagtttttgggtggagttttctTTTTAATGCAAAAATGTGAATCATATGCTTCAAGTGATCAAGTGGTCAAAATAAATTGTGACCTGAACTCCAATTATGACATCACCCTGGAAAATATTTGAATACAAGTTTAACTGGCAGTCCTTTTGTGATCTGAATATTCAGTCCTGAATTATGACATCTGACGGGAAAACTATGACAACGGACTAAGTTGTTAGCCCATTGTGATGTCACCAATAAGAATGTTCAGTTCTGAGTTGTGAAAACGGACAAAAGACTGAGTTGGTAGCATATTCATAGGTTGCACTTCAGTCACCCAGTCGTGTCATGCCATTGTTAGGAACGTTCTCAAGCCTCCCTCTATCGACGGCGCCATAGTGGTGCCCTAAAGTGGTGATAAACCCAGTCATTCTGGGCGGAGGCTAAATACGGTTTTGTCTAAATTACACTATAGTGCCTGGAAATACAATGACATTGCTAAAGAAGTCAACTAATTAGTAGGAAATAACTTTGCCAGCATTTTCATGTTGTCAAATTTACTTTGGACAGATGGTGTTGTTGTCATCAAAGTTCGGCAAAAATAACTAGCAATGATAACGTTAGCTCGCTAAAATCCGTTGGCCTCTCATCAATCGATCATGTATTTACAGATAAGCGAGGGTAACCTATGTATTTGGCATGTATCTAAGCACACAACGTGTCATTCAGCTTGGTTCATCAGAGATTAGGCTTTTGGAAAGAGCTTGAAATTGGCAAGTCCTCTTCCTGGTAAAGTTGTCAGTCGGACTACTGTCATCACCACTATAGATGGCAAGCAAGCCTTCTAGTTTATCCCCTGAAAGTTAGCATTTTAACTAGCCGTATTCATGTAATCTGTAATTAGCTATGCTTGGCTAGCCAATTTGACATGATCCATCAATCAATTTAGCCTGTCATGTTTTTCAGAAGCAACCATGATTAAACACTCGTAAAAACAATGATGAAAAGGGGATAATGTTATTTTACTTGGCGAGGTTGGCCTACGTTGGGCTTGACAGGTAGATTCCACAAAGGATTGGAAATGAACCTAAACCACTCATACTTGTCAGGTCACTTTTGTTCTATATCACTAAAATATACACTTAATGGCGTCCAATATTGAGAGATATCGTGAGGCTACCCTCACTTATCTGAAATTACATGATCAATTGATGTTTACTGATCATGAAAAGCATGCAGTTACTTGCTATATAACTCGGATGATCGCGCTAAACGTGCCCAGTTGTTTTGCATGGAATAATCTGAAATATGTAGTTCTGACTAGGCACTTTAAGACGTGATGATATTACAACCAAACAGCTAACATGTATTTAAAATAACTGCACAATCagtcacccactcacacacatacagtgtatgtacacacacactccatcttcTAAAGCTCAGTTGACACCATGCTTTTAATCAGTACTTTTTAGGAAAGCCCGGCAGCATTTAAGTagggcgcgagagagagagagagggggagagagagagggagagagagagggcgagagagagggagaggcagagggagagagagagagagagagagagagagagagagagagagagagggagagagagagagagcgagagagagagagggggagagagagagagagagagagggggagagagggagagagagtgggagagagagagtgggagagagagagtgggagagagagagaaagagagggagagagagagggcaggagagagagagagagagcgagagaaagggggggagagagagggagagagagagagagagagagagagagagagagagagagagagggagagagaggagagatgcagCAGTGAGAGGAATAGTAAGCAGAAGAAAACAGAACAGACATAAATTCTACTCCAAATTCCTTTACCAACCTCCATTTCTACATCAAGCCTTGTCAACAAGTAATGGGGAAAAAGTATTCACTGTGTCTTGCATACAACTAACTGTGCTACTCAACCATTCACTATCACCACCACATCTAATGCACACACAAACCTGAGGGCATTTATGAGTCACAGATGCATTCAGGACTGCATTAATTGTCTTGGCAACCACAAATATGGAGAAGGCCATAAAAACATAGACACACATAAACATGCCCCCTTCTCCCTATACATTCATAATGAATGTAAGGATTGTACACTTTCAGAGGAGCAGCTAGCCCTGACTGCAGACTCTGCAATGCAGCACACAGCAGAGGTGTGTActtgagtcacatgacttggactcgagtcagacTCCAGTCACAAATATGATGCCTTGCAACTTGACTTTAACTTTACCCCTAATGACTCGTGACttaacttggacttgagccttttgactcgacctgacttgataccctcccgATGCCCAAATATAAAAAAGGATGCTATTAaaaaaagtgtgcagcgcatcaactcttcatttaacggattacagtttgaatcggacagcagccaatcaaatagtgccagctgagaaaaagttgtgCCTGGCAGCGCAGAGGAACGTCGgcgggtgaattcagatggagcccttggaaagatgatacccaaaattattattttctgATATAAAGACAacgctgtatcaacaaaaaacgGATTGCAACTTGAGGAACATGCAGGAAAAAAATTACAGACGGATGCGAAACAATAtccaactttgttcgacatttgaaACTGCAAAAAGAACGGTAAGTCGTGGGTAATATAGACGACAGCTATATCATTTATAACTTTACTAGTGTATCATGTAGGCTAACAtaacgttaaatcaatgagcctccacacagtcattctgtgcgggaacgtgatcattgcacccaagattgagctacaactggctaggcagttggtagcctaaatcctgcctgatgttactgctgttcctagAACCATTGTGATacgttagcctactgtaaccacacagagagagagagatatagtgtgtgtgtgtgtgtgtgtgtgtgtgtgtgtgtgtgtgtgtgtgtgtgtgtgtgtgtgtgtgtgtgtgtgtgtgtgtgtgtgtgtgtgtgtgtgtgttaaggttgggCAAGCCTACATTGCCCGATTGCACCCCATAGCGATCCTTGATAGTCGATCACTATTGGGGGTGgggtctttctcatggctacccatgtacagtgccttgcgaaagtattcggcccccttgaactttgcgaccttttgccacatttcaggcttcaaacataaagatataaaactgtatttctttgtgaagaatcaacaagtgggacacaatcatgaagtggaacgacatttattggatatttcaaacttttttaacaaatcaataactgaagaattgggcgtgcaaaattattcagcccctttactttcagtgcagcaaactctctccagaagttcagtgaggatctctgaatgatccaatgttgacctaaatgaataatgatgataaatacaatccacctgtgtgtaatcaagtctccgtataaatgcacctgcactgtgatagtctcagaggtccgttaaaagtgcagagagcatcatgaagaacaagggacacaccaggcaggtccgagatactgttgtgaagaagtttaaagccggatttggatacaaaaagatttcccaagcattaaacatcccaaggagcactgtgcacgcgataatattgaaatggaaggagtatcagaccactgcaaatctaccaagacctggccgtccctctaaactttcagctcatacaaggagaagactgatcagagatgcagccaagaggcccatgatcactctggatgaactccagagatctacagctgaggtaggagactctgtccataggacaataatcagtcgtatattgcacaaatctggcctttatggaagagtggcaagaagaaagccatttcttaaagatatccataataagtgttgtttaaagtttgccacaagccacctggcagacacaccaaacatgtggaagaaggtgctctggtcagatgaaaccaaaatggaactttttggcaacaatgcaaaacgttatgtttggcataaaagcaacacagctcatcaccctgaacacatcatccccGCTGTCaaacatggtagtggcagcatcatggtttgggcctgcttttcttcagcagggacagggaagatggttaaaattgatgggaagatggatggagccaaatacaggaccattctggaagaaaacctgatggagtctgcaaaagacctgagactgggacggagatttgtcttccaacaagacaatgatcctaatcataaagcaaaatctacaatggaatggttcaaaaataaacatatccaggtgttagaatggccaagtcaaagtccagacctgaatccaatcgagaatctgtggaaagaactgaaaactgctgttcacaaatgctctccatccaacctcactgagctcgagctgttttgcaaggaggaatgtgaaaaaatttcagtctctcgatgtgcaaaactgatagagacataccccaagcgacatacagctgtaatcgcagcaaaaggtggcgctacaaagtattaacttaagggggctaaaTCATTTTGcaggcccaatttttcagtttttgatttgttaaaaaagtttgaaatatccaataaatgtcattccacttcatgattgtgtcccacttgttgttgattcttcacaaaaaaatacagttttatatctttatgtttgaagcctgaaatgtggcaaaaggtcgcaaagttgaaggggggcaaatactttcgcaaggcactgtattttcatGGAATTATAAcatttatttggaaagtaataatACAGATATTTTTAAAAACATTCATGATTTGAGTAAATGTAATATGctaactattactcttgttaaaaatatgaaatggtattacatttggtgaagagcacatgatgacttgtttaggactcgaaactcaaagtttaggactCGAGACTTGACTTGATACTTGTCGGTCTTGACTTGACACTTGACTcggacttgcctgtcttgacttggaACTTGAGTgttaagacttgagacttacttgtgacttgtaatacaatgacttggtcccacctctagCACACAATACTATGCTCTCTCAGCTATATGAACTATATGCCATTCTGCCCTCTGCAGCAATACACATCATCCAGGGAGGGATGTGGGCTTCAGCCTTTAGAACCGTTTACATTGGGTTGGTCATTGGGTGATGCTGAGTTAGAGTCTGTTTGGTGAGGGATATGAGCTGAGGGGTGCTGACTGAGCGTGtgtgtgggatgtgtgtgtgggtgtagaaTAAGGAGGTGGGGGTTGTGTATTGGCTGTGTGCAATTAGAGGGGTAGGGGGTGTAAAGGTGAAGCGTTTGAAGGCATTGTTTCTGAAGTGTGTTATTGCGCTGCCATTTTAAACTCAGCTACAGCCAAGATGGTGGATATGAATTATTAATTGAGTCTGTCACCATGACATTATATCCAATTTCTCTGAACAACAGAGAAATCACCACTCCAATATCTCTTAACATCATACTCAAATCCATTAAAAACACACCAGAAAACCAGACTCCAATGAGATACTACACAAAAGGAGAACCTGCACTCTTAGCATATGTATAATGGCTTaattgtacactcttagaaaaaagttgCTTGGGGTTCCTTCGGCTGTCATCATAGGAGAATCCTTTGAagaacccattttggttccaggtagaacccttttagttccagttagaacccttttgtagagccctttccacagagggttctaaatggaactCAAAACAGTTTTgcctggaactaaaaagggttctacctggaaccaaaatggattatcctatggggacagcagcagaacccttttggaacccttttatCGTAGAGTGTGTGCAGGGGGAAAGcttgtgtatgtgagtgtgtgagtgctgttctgttctgaggTTGAGAAAGCTCCCAGTTCATCAGCCCTTTTGTCTTTCACGGTTCCTGGAATGAAGATGACCTATATACATTAAGGCAGAGGATAGGGGCAGGGCTACTGGGGCCTGGCTGGAACAGCAGGGCTCTGcccctctgtgtgtatgtgtgttccccTTCGGCGTGGCTGACAAGACAGCCAGAGCACAGCTGGCccaaacgggggggggggggttgaagggGTCAGACACATGTTGAGGAGCCACTAGATGTGATGGTAGCTGTTGCTCATCTGATCtgagagctgtctgtagtcatgTTATGTTGTCTGCAGAGTGCAGTAGTCTGAGAGTGGCTGCCTCTCAGTCTTTGTTGTGCAGGCATGCATGGTGACTCCAGACCTAAAGTGCTATAAAATGGAGGTAACATTTCCTACATGTTGGTCACATACTGTAGCAATATTCCTCCAAGCAATTGTTAATGTTTTGGTAAGGGGCAAGGGGCTATGGTAAGGGgcaaggggcggcagggtagcctagtggttagagcgttggactagtaaccggaaggttgcaagttcatgtccccgagctgacaaggtacaaatctgtcgaacaggtagttaacccactgtgttcctaggccgtcattgaaaataagaatttgttcttaactgacttgcctggttaaataaaggtaaaataaaataaataaatataccaAATCAATGGAAGTACCCCTGATAAAACTGAGGTGGGGTGGGAATCACTGAGAAGAGTTGAAATCACAAGAGGGCAAGTGAGTAAAGTGCTTACCTCTGCATCCCTGCCCTCAAAGAAGTGGAGTATCGCCAGTCAGCATTTGGGGCCTTcggctgagagagaaagagagagagcgatagaggggggaagggagagagagaagaagggaaaaaAAAGAGAGGTTAGTTTGATTTCATGCAGAGCCAGGCCAGATATGGTCTCATTAATTAATCATGGTGCACAACCCAGCTCTGCATCCTGATTGGAGCACTGCAGTTCTGGAAGACAGTGTGTCTGCCActgacattacacacacacacatactatggaagctgtttgggtctttgcgtgtcaaaaaagatacacgtcaaagAAAACTATTTGATGCTTCATATAAACTTGTTGACTAATCAGGACCTGAGTATGACCGCATGTCACGTAAAAATGTAACACGTTCATTAGgtttttacgtagttattacacattgattacactatcatTCCTATTCCAACGTCCCAACGAGTCACCAATAgctatgctatgatgctggtaaagttttGTCTCGCACACCTGCCGCTGCTGCACGAGCGCAGATCCACTTCCCCAAGCTCTGGACAGTGCAGGTCACAAGACAGCTTGCTAGCTGATGgttgcaaacaatgttcttccccaaaaacatagcaaaacgacatCATCTCTTTCAGTAGCTATAATTAGCTCGCTAACTATCTAGCCAGGTGTCATCATCCAAAATACCCATAATTTATaaaacagttcttatttgattcaTGTTGGTAGGACCcacctatgtgaagctagccacaataagaatTAGACAAAGTGGAATTTGCGGTTCACCTTGAAAATAAAAGTATCTCAATGAAAGTGataaattaatacaaatagtGGAATCATGACACAATGGAATAGATCGTGCTAAACGATGTTGGTACGTTCTTATATACATTCAACAAAATATTATAATTTGTTAATTTGAAACAAATCTGAAATCACACAATGTATTagactttagaattgcattgggtCATACTTATTTCAccgtacagccttacctatgaaTTGTGGATCAAcgacatggggtatcagtctactcagtgacacccagagaacattagcatCGTAGTTATTATTGTGGGACTCTGAATTTGAGCCACATTTACTGCACCAGTCAACTTactatgtgtattgaacacttGTCCAGAGGAAAATAATACAACCTGGACGTTTTGGAGCCTGATAACTCTGAGGACTTTGTGGGAAAAAGCACTCGGgtactgagtagactgatactgTACCCCATTTAATTGATCCCCCAATCCTTAGCTGTGCAGCGCAATGTGAATATCAAAACGCACAATAGGCTGATCAGGGAAGTGATTTTCCACAGTCAAAGTCCCACtataaacaaatcaaattgtattattggtcacaaacacatatttagcagattttATTGCTTGAATTgaattgcgggtgtagcgaaatgcttgcaaataaataaataagagctATGATGCTAATATTTGCGTAAACTCTTtccagttgtgttctgtgggtttTACCGAGTAAACTGATACTCTATTTCATTGCTCCACATTCCAACATTCCAACCTTGATTAACATTATCAAGTCTAAATATGTCATTATTCCATCAATTGTAACCTTCAGCATCAATTTCAAATacggacttttattttgaaggcaacaCGCAAATTCCACTAATGTGggtaatccttattgtggctagcttcacagcACATACCCCGGCCTGATCAAGCAATACTAGCCAGataaagctagctggctgcttataatgtTAGTTTTGGGCAACAGatttaagtagctggctagctagttatTTCAATAGGAGAACAACAAGTGGCTACATAGCTAATACTTACTTACTCACAttgattcctaaatcattgctaagaataatgaaaatgactgcaaatgactactggtcattgttttcggGCTGGTTGCATTGATGCTAGCTAGGTACCACGCTAAAGCTAGCTAGACACCCCACGACGTTGCTGATAACGTCTGTATCAAATATATTTGCGAATATTTTTGATCCTGCTCGTTTGATCCTAATCTAATTTCAAATGCTCACAAAACGTTTTCCCATTTGGTCGAACAAATAATGCGAACAAATAATGCCGTATTACCAACGCAGTATTGTACAGCTCTTGACAGTGATCGTAAAggtggcgcttggcttgcacGTGTAAATTCCGCACACTCAACATTCTATAATATAATTGTGTTATTTGAGGTGTAAAATGTCAAGCTTATTTGATGCGTCAAATAGTGTTACTTGACTCTTTTaacatgcaaagacccaaacgatgttgcataacacatatgCCCTTTCCCCATGCAATGACTTTGAGAGACACGCTGATACACTCTTAGATTCcctgtatttctgtctgtgtgATAGTTATTCTGTGAGAGGATTTGTGAGCTTGTGTATGAGTCAGTTTATCATATTGGGTGTATGTGTGATTGTTTGTGTGCACGTATGTAAATAAATCTTGCTAAGCCTTGGTAAATGACTGCCTCATCAGTCAGACTGCAGCTGGGCTTTGGGATAATCCAATCAGGAAGAGCTCCTCTGTCACCAGGGCAACCACATCCTCCATCCCCTGCTCATGTTGGACtggggttaaagggttaagggtGGCTCTCCTAGGGCAGTCACACATTATTCAAGTTCATTGACGTTCTCCTCCCGAAAGCTGCTCCCTGTGGGCGTGAGTGCTTTGAATTGATCTCAATAATTAAATCCTGCAGTTTAGTTTGCTTTCCACAAGGTTTAATGATTGTATGAAGGTTCATAACGGAGCTTCAGAACTTTGGATATGTACACAAATTATAACCACTGACATCAACATAATCAGATCCTTAAGACATCAGACCTGTGGGTAGGTTCCAGTACTGTAGTAGTTTAAGCCTCAGCCCTGTTCAGGAGTCAGCAGGCACCCCAGATAAAGAGCCTACATTATTAATGTTTTAATCAGTTTAATTCTGAGGGGAGTATCTCCTTCTCTGAGACACAGCCTCTCGAAGCGAATCTAATTTGTGGGTCTGGGAAACAGTGGCTGGAGGTTAATTTCATTTCCACCGCCACTCTTATCTTGCCTCTGCTTATTGTTCCTACaccactgactcactgactgactgacggactgtCCTGACCCATCCAGGACAACAACATAACCACCAAAACATCCTAAATCAACCGCTGTGGCCTCCAATCTACAGCCTGACAACGTTAAGACAACGTTTTGACCATCAACCTATCCAGCCCCCAGAGCAGAGTGCTGAAACAGGAGAGCATCGGAGAGTACGCCAGCCAGCCCATTGGAGCACACAACCCACGTCTGCTCGTTAGAGTAAACATGAGTTCACGCCAATTAAACAGGGACAAAAATACAACAAACCATAAACAGACATTATAACATGGCTAACATAACCCAAACGTCCAAGGATTTAAAAAGACATAGCAGCTGAATAACCATTTACACACTCTTAGGAACGTTAATTGTATGAGCTCTACTCTGTTATTCTTATGGAAATGAATTACACCTATTGGAAGTCTTACTGAGGTTAAACAAAAGCCCCATTCAGACCTCAAGCCGGTGGTTCCTTGCTAAAGAACATGTTTATCATCATTGCTGCTGCAGTTCTTAACATTCCAGCCTTGTGGTAAACATGTGCAGCACCGCGTATTTGTCATTTCCTGTAGCACTCAGCCATGACTCCTAAGCCAAGCTCAAACATGAATGCCAACACTTTCCTACGGCTGCATAGTGCTGCAGTGGAAGAGGGTCTAGAGAGCTGAGACAGTAGAAAAGACTAATAGAGAGAAGTCTGAGTGAGGAGTCCATGTGGCAGACTGGAGAGAAAAGACAGGAAGGATTTTGAAGGATTTTGGGGTTACTGCAATTTAAAGAAGGAAAAAACACAAATATATGCATgcgagcacacacacagatactgtgcATCCACATTTAAACTGGAGATATCACAGGCACAAAGCCTGACACTGTGAGATATGATGAAGTCAAACACACTTGGACAGAGAATGAGCCAGAGGAAGAGTCAAATTGACCTACACTGACTGAATATTTGATGACAACATCAAAGTGAAGCACAAATCCCTGAATCATCAGAAATACAGCAGGACTCCAAAAAGTCTTCCAATCTGACACTAATGCAGTGTGAGCGCTGAGCTGGGTGGAGGAAGAAGCTACACTGTGTAACCAGGGAGAGGAacaaagagacacacaaacactcacactggCCAGTCATCAAAGAAACATGTCAAAACTGACACTGTCTCAAGACGTACCAGCACAACAAAACTAGAATATGACAACAAAGCAAAAAATATGACAACGAACAACTTCAGCTAGAATGTAAAACGACCAAGCATCCAAAGCCCTTCATGTAACAAACAGAATCAAAAACAGTGGTATGACGGAATGCTAAAACACTCATTTAAGACAGCCAGCACCAACATACAGTAACCAATACATATTAAAGCCTAGTATGTAATCTGGAGAGGTGACAGATTGTGAGACTACTTCTGGAATGCCATGCAGGACCTGTCTATCATTTGATAGGTAAAAAATGACGCACCTCTGGACAGACTTGCAATGAAGCGTCGGGCATGCTCAGTCTCCGTACAAACCCGCTTCCGCCGGTGAAGAAGCGCTCGGAACCCCAGGTGCCGCTGATGGGCCGGCCTGTGTTGTAGAACATGAAGGTGTCGCTTCCTGAGGTGGCCGTTAGGCAGGTCTTGTAGCAGTAGGTCTTGGTCATGGAGCCATTCCCACGCACCTCAATGTAGTGAGGCTCCACTTTGAGGTCTCTCCGCAGCGCCACATTGTTATTGGGTtgtcccccaccaccacctccacccccagAACCACCTACTGTGCTGCTGCTCCCGCCATCAGGGGGGGTCTTCTGGGACACACAGCAGGGGGAGCAGGAACCAGGCTGGGTGCAGTAGGCATGGCAGCGCACGATGGCCAGCACCACCACGGTCACCAGGAACACAAAGGTGGTGGCGCTCAGGGCCACGATCAGGTAGAGGGTCACATTGGAGAAGAGCAGGGTGCTGTGGGGCCGGATGACCCTCTTGGGGTCAGGGGTCACCTTGGGTGGCACCTCCATGACGGCCACATTGACGGTGGcggtggaagagagaggaggctggccgTGGTCTCTCACCAGTACAGTCAGGCTGAAGGAGGTGGAGTTATCCTCCAGGACCCTGCGTGTGGTGCGGATCTCCCCTGTGTGTTCATGCACCTTGAACAGGTCCAAGTCTGTGGACTGATCCAACACATAGATCAGCCAGGCGTTGGGACCCGCGTCTGCATCGTACGCCACCACCTTGGTCACCAGGACGCCAGCCTCAGCATTCTTCAGCACTGTCTCTATAGAGCGTGTGCCGTTGCCTGGAGGTTTGACAATCTCAGGAATGTGGTCGTTCTGGTCCATGATGTAGATGTAGACAGTGGCCACCCGGCTGAGGGGCGGGATGCCCCCGTCCTGAGCTTTGACCTGGAAGTGGAACTCCCTGAGTGACTCGTAATCAAAGGCGCGCAGGGCGTATGCCTCTCCCGTGTCGGCCTTCACAGATACATAGGAGGTGACGGGGATACCGTGGTTGTTGTCATTGAGGACGGTGTAGGTGATGCGTGCGTTCTCGTTGACATCGGAGTCCTGGGCCTTCACGGTGCACAGCGAGGCCCCGGGGGCATTGTTCTCAGTCACATAGACCGTGTAGGAGGTCTGCTCGAAGCGCGGCGGGTTGTCATTCACATCAGCCACATCCACCTGTATGGTCttctgggaggagaggggtggggtgcCGCCGTCAGTGGCGCTAAGGGTGACATTGTAGGCAGCAGTGGTCTCGCGATCCAGGAAGGCGGAGGTGACCAGGGTGTAGTAGTTTCTGAAGGACTTGATCTTGAAGGGCAGGCCCGGCGGTATCTCCAGGTTCACCTGTTTGTTGGCACCAGAGTCCCGGTCTGTGACACTGATCAGGGCCACCACGGTGTCAGCCCGGGCATCCTCCCTcactgggctggagagagaagacaggactATCTCTGGGACATTGTCATTCacatccaccacctccaccaccaccttacAGTGGGCTGCCACAGCACCAGGGCCTTTATCCATGGCCTGAATATACATCTCATAAGAGTTGGTCTCTTCATAGTCCACAATGCTCCTCACTCTGATCTCTCCCGTGTTGCTGTCCATGCTGAAcatctgtctgactctctctggaGTGTAGCTGCTGAAAGAGTAATAGACCTCCCCATTGGTACCCTCATCATGGTCTGTGGCATTCAATTTGATGACCAGTGTGTCTTTTGGTGAGTTTTCTAACAATTTGACTTTGTACACTGAGCTGTCAAATACAGGAACGTTGTCATTGGTGTCCAGGACTCGCACATTAATTAGAGCTGAACCGGTTTTTGCTGGTGTTCCGCCATCTGCAGCAGTCAGAATGAATTGGTGGTAAGGCGCCAGCTCACGGTCAAGGGGCTTTTTGAGCACGAGCTCAATGTTCTTGCTATTGAGGGAGGGCTTGTTGGAATCAAGTGCGAAGTGTTCGTTTGGGCTGAGTCGATACAGACGAACGGAATTGGATCCCACATCCGGATCCAGTGCATTCTCAATGGGGAAACGAGACCCTGGTAATGCCGATTCTGCAATTTCCAATTGATACTCGTCA
Above is a genomic segment from Oncorhynchus masou masou isolate Uvic2021 chromosome 12, UVic_Omas_1.1, whole genome shotgun sequence containing:
- the LOC135550466 gene encoding protocadherin alpha-C2-like isoform X1 — its product is MAVMGICSCIGNNVALSFVVLFLLCGLSLGQLRYSIQEELENGAEVGDLVQDLGLDIRKLSNRKIKVTTSGKRYVDVNPQNGKLLVNERIDRETLCDLSSTCLIHLEVLVENPSEVHNVEVEIVDANDNAPQFPSDEYQLEIAESALPGSRFPIENALDPDVGSNSVRLYRLSPNEHFALDSNKPSLNSKNIELVLKKPLDRELAPYHQFILTAADGGTPAKTGSALINVRVLDTNDNVPVFDSSVYKVKLLENSPKDTLVIKLNATDHDEGTNGEVYYSFSSYTPERVRQMFSMDSNTGEIRVRSIVDYEETNSYEMYIQAMDKGPGAVAAHCKVVVEVVDVNDNVPEIVLSSLSSPVREDARADTVVALISVTDRDSGANKQVNLEIPPGLPFKIKSFRNYYTLVTSAFLDRETTAAYNVTLSATDGGTPPLSSQKTIQVDVADVNDNPPRFEQTSYTVYVTENNAPGASLCTVKAQDSDVNENARITYTVLNDNNHGIPVTSYVSVKADTGEAYALRAFDYESLREFHFQVKAQDGGIPPLSRVATVYIYIMDQNDHIPEIVKPPGNGTRSIETVLKNAEAGVLVTKVVAYDADAGPNAWLIYVLDQSTDLDLFKVHEHTGEIRTTRRVLEDNSTSFSLTVLVRDHGQPPLSSTATVNVAVMEVPPKVTPDPKRVIRPHSTLLFSNVTLYLIVALSATTFVFLVTVVVLAIVRCHAYCTQPGSCSPCCVSQKTPPDGGSSSTVGGSGGGGGGGGQPNNNVALRRDLKVEPHYIEVRGNGSMTKTYCYKTCLTATSGSDTFMFYNTGRPISGTWGSERFFTGGSGFVRRLSMPDASLQVCPEPKAPNADWRYSTSLRAGMQSSVHMEESSVMQGAQGMLVQNWPTVSSAADGEGGELSPPVGAGIDSNSWHFRYGPGPGYGPPQVLRPGEIPPEAFIIPGSPAIISIRQGQGGEDDKSDFITFGKKEDAKKKKKKKKDKKDKKDKGKEDVDE